The Neobacillus sp. OS1-2 genome includes a window with the following:
- a CDS encoding SDR family oxidoreductase — MELNLRGKTALVVASSQGLGFAIAERLVKEGANVMISGREEEKLKQKARELETVGSGKVAYQKADITNPADIKKLVAGTAEIFGGIQLLVNNAGGPPAASFEELTDEDWQASFELNLLSYVRLTRESLPYLKQQGGKILNIASSSVKEPIPGLILSNTYRTGIIGLSKTLASELAPYNILINTIAPGRIATDRVKHLDQVNADKLNVEREAVEQQMKAGIPLKRYGTPEEFANVAVFLLSDANSYMTGSSFLVDGGMIKAI, encoded by the coding sequence ATGGAATTGAACTTAAGAGGTAAAACTGCTCTTGTAGTGGCTTCAAGCCAGGGGTTAGGATTTGCTATTGCAGAACGGCTAGTGAAAGAAGGAGCTAATGTGATGATTTCCGGCCGAGAGGAGGAGAAATTGAAACAAAAAGCAAGAGAGCTGGAAACGGTTGGTTCTGGAAAAGTAGCCTATCAAAAAGCCGACATTACTAATCCTGCTGATATTAAAAAGCTGGTAGCTGGTACAGCTGAAATATTTGGTGGCATCCAATTACTAGTCAATAACGCAGGAGGGCCTCCAGCTGCTTCTTTTGAAGAATTGACGGACGAAGACTGGCAAGCCTCCTTTGAATTAAATTTGTTATCTTACGTTCGTCTGACAAGGGAGTCCTTGCCCTACCTAAAACAACAGGGTGGAAAGATTTTAAATATCGCTTCTTCTTCAGTAAAAGAGCCTATTCCGGGATTGATCCTTTCCAACACATATCGAACTGGGATAATAGGACTCTCAAAAACACTTGCATCGGAGCTGGCACCCTATAATATTCTAATTAACACGATTGCTCCTGGAAGGATTGCAACCGACCGTGTTAAGCATTTAGACCAAGTAAATGCAGATAAGCTTAACGTCGAGAGGGAGGCGGTTGAACAACAAATGAAAGCGGGCATTCCATTGAAGCGATATGGAACACCTGAGGAATTTGCCAACGTGGCGGTGTTTTTACTTTCTGATGCTAATTCCTATATGACTGGCAGCTCATTCCTTGTTGACGGCGGTATGATAAAAGCTATTTAA
- a CDS encoding NAD(P)-dependent oxidoreductase gives MLTPENTVIGFIGTGVMGRSMALNFLNAGYSLVVYSRTKGKANDLLDRGAVWAATPKEVAEKATVIFTMVGYPSDVEEVYLGEDGLLRHSKPGSYLIDMTTSSPSLAAKIYNEAEKKEIYAIDAPVSGGDVGAREAKLSIMVGGEEEAFEAIRPLLELLGTNIVHQGEPGAGQHTKMCNQIAIASNMIGVCEAIIYAEKAGLDPENVLKSITTGAAGSWSLTNLAPRMLNGNFEPGFYIKHFIKDMKIALDEAERMEMDVPGLSLAKSLYDQLAEKGEANSGTQALYKYWAKLA, from the coding sequence TTGCTTACTCCAGAAAATACCGTAATTGGTTTTATAGGTACAGGTGTAATGGGCAGAAGCATGGCACTAAACTTTTTAAATGCCGGTTATTCATTAGTTGTCTATTCACGAACAAAAGGGAAAGCAAATGACCTATTGGATCGTGGAGCAGTGTGGGCTGCTACGCCAAAAGAGGTTGCGGAAAAAGCAACAGTTATTTTTACTATGGTCGGCTACCCATCAGATGTTGAGGAAGTGTATTTAGGTGAAGATGGTTTGCTTCGACACAGTAAACCGGGCAGTTATCTTATTGATATGACAACCTCTTCACCATCGCTGGCTGCAAAAATCTACAATGAGGCGGAAAAAAAGGAGATCTACGCAATTGATGCCCCGGTTTCAGGCGGTGATGTAGGAGCAAGGGAAGCAAAGCTCTCCATTATGGTTGGTGGCGAGGAGGAGGCCTTTGAAGCGATTCGTCCGCTACTTGAATTACTTGGGACAAATATTGTACATCAGGGGGAACCTGGCGCCGGACAGCATACCAAAATGTGCAATCAAATAGCCATCGCTTCGAATATGATCGGTGTCTGTGAGGCCATTATTTATGCCGAAAAAGCAGGATTAGATCCAGAAAATGTCTTAAAGAGTATCACGACAGGAGCTGCTGGCAGCTGGTCATTAACAAATCTTGCTCCGAGAATGCTAAATGGAAATTTTGAGCCTGGATTTTACATAAAACATTTTATTAAGGATATGAAAATCGCTTTAGACGAGGCAGAGCGTATGGAAATGGATGTACCTGGATTGTCGCTCGCGAAATCTTTATATGATCAATTAGCTGAAAAGGGTGAAGCGAATAGCGGTACCCAAGCTCTTTATAAATATTGGGCAAAACTAGCTTAG
- a CDS encoding aminotransferase A encodes MEHLINQRVTTIEISGIRKFSNMVAHIDDLISFTIGQPDFPTPEHVKDAGIAAIEKDFTSYTHNAGTLELRKAACEFVAKKYDLDYAPESEVIVTMGASEAIDIAFRTILSEGVEVILPGPIYPGYEPIIRMMGAVPVHVDIRENHFRFTLEMIKPYITEKTRCVVLPYPSNPTGVSLSAKELKEIANFLTDKDIFILADEIYSELTFDQKHTSIASFLKEQTIVINGLSKSHSMTGWRIGLLFAPENITKHILKVHQYNVSCANSIAQKAAYEALTTGIDDALVMKEVYLTRRAYVLNRLTSMGLDVVNPDGAFYFFIKIPAHIPFNSFNFALDLVQKTKVAVVPGSAFSEYGEGYFRLSFACSMDTLEKGLNRMEHYFSTFS; translated from the coding sequence GTGGAGCATTTAATTAATCAGCGAGTTACAACCATTGAAATCTCGGGTATTCGTAAATTTTCTAATATGGTCGCCCATATCGATGACCTCATTTCATTTACCATAGGGCAGCCTGATTTCCCTACCCCAGAGCATGTAAAAGATGCCGGCATTGCTGCGATTGAAAAGGACTTTACGTCTTATACACACAATGCAGGTACACTCGAATTAAGAAAAGCAGCGTGTGAGTTTGTCGCCAAGAAATACGATTTAGACTATGCCCCAGAATCAGAAGTAATTGTGACGATGGGCGCAAGTGAAGCAATTGATATTGCCTTTCGTACCATTCTGTCAGAAGGGGTAGAAGTAATCTTACCCGGTCCGATTTACCCCGGATACGAACCGATTATTCGCATGATGGGTGCTGTCCCAGTTCACGTCGATATCCGTGAAAATCACTTTCGCTTTACACTTGAGATGATCAAACCGTATATTACAGAAAAAACCCGCTGTGTTGTCTTGCCATACCCATCTAATCCAACAGGTGTCAGCTTATCAGCAAAGGAATTAAAGGAAATAGCCAACTTTTTAACCGATAAGGATATTTTTATCCTAGCAGATGAAATTTACAGTGAACTCACTTTTGATCAAAAACATACTTCGATTGCAAGCTTTTTAAAGGAACAGACAATCGTGATCAACGGGCTCTCCAAATCCCACTCGATGACCGGCTGGAGAATTGGCCTTTTATTTGCGCCTGAAAACATCACCAAGCATATTTTAAAGGTGCACCAATATAATGTGTCTTGTGCGAATTCTATTGCTCAGAAAGCTGCTTATGAAGCCTTGACTACGGGAATTGACGACGCACTTGTCATGAAGGAGGTATATTTAACAAGAAGAGCATATGTATTGAATCGATTAACCTCCATGGGGCTGGATGTCGTTAACCCGGATGGTGCTTTTTACTTCTTCATTAAAATACCTGCTCATATTCCGTTTAATAGCTTTAATTTTGCGCTTGATCTTGTTCAAAAGACAAAGGTAGCTGTTGTCCCTGGTAGCGCATTTTCCGAGTATGGCGAAGGATATTTCCGGCTTTCTTTCGCTTGTTCAATGGACACATTAGAGAAAGGCCTAAATCGAATGGAGCATTATTTCAGTACCTTCTCATAG
- a CDS encoding YkyB family protein yields the protein MNHDQKYPLPTDLILSIDNLAQAVFIVNRHAKTATNPKYLYKLKQEALKKLITEGKASKIGLHFSEHPRNSQQQSDVLVECGRYTFHIPPTKSDFQDLPHLGKLDGSVRNPRATLSLNTAKAMLQSYTGLSEFRNPPSNPQNKKRAYQKPIFKKLGERYS from the coding sequence TTGAATCACGATCAGAAATATCCCCTACCAACAGATCTAATTTTATCCATTGATAACCTCGCACAAGCTGTCTTTATCGTGAATCGCCATGCAAAGACTGCAACAAATCCCAAATATTTGTACAAATTAAAACAGGAGGCACTAAAAAAGTTAATTACTGAGGGCAAGGCAAGTAAAATTGGCCTTCATTTTTCTGAACATCCGCGAAATAGTCAACAGCAATCCGATGTACTTGTTGAATGTGGCCGCTATACCTTTCATATCCCTCCTACTAAATCAGATTTCCAAGATCTCCCACATCTCGGAAAACTAGATGGAAGTGTCAGAAACCCAAGGGCAACACTCTCACTTAATACGGCAAAAGCAATGTTACAATCCTATACTGGGCTATCTGAGTTTAGGAACCCACCATCGAATCCTCAAAATAAAAAACGAGCCTACCAAAAACCAATTTTCAAAAAGTTAGGCGAGCGATACTCTTAA